From one Triticum urartu cultivar G1812 chromosome 3, Tu2.1, whole genome shotgun sequence genomic stretch:
- the LOC125543374 gene encoding U11/U12 small nuclear ribonucleoprotein 59 kDa protein-like, protein MFPQPNAFGPLRPPQPPPWQWQWQQQQHHHHHHPHQQLPFQPEAAALAAASSFWQRDNVREHLKKLQETVAISSALINELEEIALVRNSSDASAQEPDSSAVASSSGSGVSSPGRPCHFSELASEIKISQDTHESLATDAANYLCSQLQHLLAPISSAINQDGPWAEKTAMVSLAQKLQKSKRNKRWRKRKRKHVAELFQKESAEFDRVDQEADEWRARQIANDIAKRKVESMKQIAKKKANEERKRLESELELALMVEKLQELRSVRVEKLKKQGHFLPEEDDKYLERVKAAVEEEERQAATAARTDAAKDAILTAEESRKAAHNTTAQEDGLGQPKSGSAPEQNQGDASISERSDHASQKTEHDDQKVEIKGPAHSESLTNLPFEFYHYYHGSSYDLGTLIEVRRMWDSFIRPGGSRIPGHWVQPPPPANDVWASYLVQPK, encoded by the exons ATGTTCCCACAGCCGAATGCCTTTGGACCACTGCGGCCTCCTCAGCCTCCGCCATGGCAGTggcagtggcagcagcagcagcaccaccaccaccaccacccgcaCCAGCAGCTCCCTTTCCAGCCTGAGGCGGCGGCACTGGCGGCGGCCAGTTCCTTTTGGCAGCGTGACAATGTGCGGGAGCATTTGAAGAAGCTGCAAGAGACCGTCGCGATTTCAAGCGCTCT GATAAACGAGCTAGAGGAGATTGCACTTGTGAGGAATTCATCGGATGCTAGTGCACAAGAACCAGATTCGTCTGCAGTAGCATCGTCTTCAGGGTCTGGCGTCTCTTCTCCAGGCAGGCCTTGCCATTTTTCAGAGCTTGCAAGTGAAATCAAGATTAGCCAAGACACTCATGAATCTCTGGCGACAGATGCGGCCAATTATCTCTGTTCTCAACTTCAGCACCTCCTGGCACCTATTTCTTCCGCTATTAACCAAGACGGTCCCTGGGCAGAAAAAACGGCAATGGTTTCGTTAGCTCAGAAGCTGCAGAAGTCCAAGAGAAATAAGCGatggaggaagaggaagagaaagcATGTAGCAGAGCTTTTCCAGAAG GAAAGTGCAGAATTTGACAGAGTTGATCAGGAAGCTGATGAATGGAGGGCTAGGCAAATAGCTAATGACATTGCAAAACGCAAG GTGGAAAGCATGAAGCAGATTGCCAAGAAGAAAGCAAATGAGGAAAGAAAACGTCTAGAATCTGAG CTCGAGCTTGCACTAATGGTCGAGAAACTACAGGAGCTCCGCTCTGTAAGggttgaaaaactgaagaaacaag GTCATTTTCTGCCAGAAGAGGATGATAAATATCTTGAGCGTGTCAAGGCTGCAGTTGAGGAAGAGGAGCGCCAAGCTGCAACTGCTGCCCGAACTGATGCTGCGAAGGATGCTATTCTCACCGCTGAGGAATCAAGGAAGGCTGCCCATAATACAACTGCTCAAGAAGATGGCCTTGGACAACCTAAAAGTGGGTCGGCGCCAGAGCAGAACCAAGGAGATGCAAGCATAAGTGAGAGAAGTGATCATGCAAGTCAAAAGACAGAACATGATGATCAAAAGGTCGAGATAAAAGGTCCTGCGCATTCCGAATCTCTGACCAATCTGCCTTTTGAGTTCTACCACTATTATCATGGAAGTAGCTATGACCTGGGGACACTCATTGAG GTACGCAGAATGTGGGATTCTTTTATCAGACCTGGAGGAAG CCGTATACCTGGCCACTGGGTTCAGCCACCCCCTCCAGCTAATGATGTATGGGCATCATATTTGGTGCAGCCCAAGTAA